The following is a genomic window from Janibacter sp. DB-40.
GGCGGAGCGGGTGCGGGTCGCCCCCGCTTTCAGCGAGCGTGCTCCACAACGATCCGGCCCGTGCTCGAGCCGCCGGCGATCCGGGTCAGCGCGGCCGGGGTATCGGCGAAGTCGAAGCGCTCCGTCACGAGCGGCTCCACCAACCCCGCGTCGGCCAGACGCACCAGCTCGGCGTGGCACTCCTGCACCAGCTGCGGCTCGTGCTGCTCGTACAGGCTCCAGTGCAGCCCGAGGATCGTGTAGTTCTTCACCATGGCGTGGTTGAGCCGCGGCTCGGGGACCTGCCCGCTGGCGAAGCCGACGACGATGATCCGCCCCTCGAAGGCGATGCACTTCGTGCTCGCGGTGTAGGCGGAGCCGCCGACCGGGTCGTAGACGACGTCGGCGCCGTGCCCGTCGGTGATCTCCTTGACCCGGGTGATGATGTCCTCCGCCTTGCGGTCGATGACGACGTCACACCCCATCCGCGCGGCGATGTCGACCTTGTCGCGACCGCCGACGACGCCGATGACCCGCGCTCCCGCCGCCTTGCCCAGCTGGACGGCAGCCGACCCCACGCCACCGGAGGCGGCGTGGACCAGGAGGGTCTCCCCTTCGCGCAGTGCCGCCCGTCGGTGCAGGCCGAACCACCCGGTCTGGTAGCTGATCATCAGCGCGGCGCTCGCCGCGTCGTCGAGCCCGGTGGGGGCGGGGTAGGTACGGGCCGCGTCCATGAGGCACTCCGTCGCGAACCCGCCGTGGGGGACCGCCGTCCCGCCGAGCACCCGGTCGCCGACCGCCACCCCGGTCACCCCCTCGCCGACCTCGAGCACGTCGCCGCACACCTCGAGACCGGGGACGAAGGGAGGCTCCGGCCTCACCTGGTACTCCCCGGCGCACATGAGGGTGTCGGCGAAGTTCACCGCGCTCGCCCGCACCCGCACCCGCACCTGCCCGGGGCCGGGCGCCGGGGTGGGCGCCTCGACGAGGGTGAGGACCTCGGCCGGGGTGCCGAGCTGCTGGGCCTGCCACGCGCGGATGCTCATGCCGGGAGGGTACTGACCTCACGCATCCGGGTGGCCGTGCGTTCACATGGTGTGACGACATCCACCATGATCGGACCCATGACCACTCGGCACGCGCTGCTCCCGACGGGTGTCGGTGAGCTGACGGCCGTGCTCGACGAGGCCGAGGGGCGCGGGACGGCGCTCGTGGGCCTGTACTTCCCCGGGCACTGGACGCTGCCGGACCCCGAGAGCTTCGGTCCCCGCACGGACGCCGACGAGCCGGTCCTCGTCGCGCTCGCGGCCCAGCTGGGGGAGTACCTCGACGGGCGCCGGCGCGAGTTCGACCTGCCCCTGGACCTGCGGGGTGGCGAGCACCACCGCCGCGTGTGGGAACGGCTGAGCCGCATCCCCTACGGCGCGACGCTCACGTACGGGGAGCTCGCGGCCGAGAGCGGGGGCGCCGCCCAGGCGGTCGGTCGGGCCGTCGGGGCCAACCCGGTCTCGATCGTCGTCCCGTGCCACCGCGTCGTCGGTGCGGACGGGTCGCTCACCGGGTACGCGGGTGGGCTCGAGCGCAAGCGTCACCTGCTCGCGCTCGAGGAGCCGGCCGCGAGCGAGCGCGATGCCCTCTTCTGATCACGGTGCGCGGGGCCGGCCCCACGACGGGGCGAGGCTGCCCCCCTTCGAGCTCGTCGTCCGGGAGCACGGGCCGCGGGTGCTCGCCATCTGCCGTTCGCGGCTGGACGCGGCGGACGTCGACGACGCCTGGAGCGAGACCTTCCTGGCGGCGTTGTCCGCGTGGCCGGACCTGCCGCCGGATCTCGACGTCGCCGCGTGGCTGGCGACGGTCGCGCGCCGCAAGTGCACCGACGTCCACCGGGCCCGCGCCCGCCGCCGGACCGATCCCGTGGCCGAGCTGCCGGAGGTCGTCACCGAGGACGAGCCGGACGAGGGCGAAGGGGTGTGGCGGCACGTCGCCGAGCTGCCCACCAAGCAACGCCAGGTCATCACCTACCGCTACCTCGGCGGGTTGTCGCACGCCCGGGTCGCGCGGCTCGTCGGCGGCACCGAGGCGGCGACGCGTCGCGCCGCCAGTGACGGACTGAAGGCACTGCGGGAGAAGGAGATCCGATGAACGACAACGAGCTGCTGCATCGTCTGCACCACCGCTTCACGGCCGATGCCGCTGCGGCGGGGCTGCTCGACATCGCCTACCGCGTCATCGACTCCCCGCTCGGCCCGCTGCTCCTCGCGGCGACGGAGGCGGGTGTCGTCCGGGTGGCGTTCGCCCTGGAGGACCACAATGCCGTCCTCGCCGACCTGGCCGATCGGGTCAGCCCGCGCGTGCTGGAGGCCCCGGCCCGGCTCGACACCGTCACCCGCGCGCTCACCGACTACCTCGACGGCCGCAGCCGGCAGGTCGACGTGCCCGTCGACCTGCGCCTGCTCCGCGGCTACCGGCGCGAGGTCGTCGGGGCCCTGCCGACCATCGGCTACGGCCGCACCGCGACGTACGCCCAGGTGGCCGCGGCCACCGGCCGCCCCGGTGCCGTGCGTGCCGTCGGCAGCGCCTGCGCCAACAACCCGGTCCCGCTGGTCCTGCCGTGCCACCGGGTGGTCCGCAGCGACGGGAGCGACGGGGGGTACCGCGGCGGTCCCGAGGCGAAGCGGCAGCTGTTGGCGCTGGAGGCCACTCCCTTCGCAACTGCTTAGGCTCCTGCGAGGTCCGGCCCGCCCCCCTACGCAACTGCTTAGGCTCCTGCGAGTTTCGGCCCGCTGTCTTCGCAACTGCTTGGGCTCCTGCGAGGTCCGGAGGCGACTACCTTCGCAACTGCTTGGGCTCCTGCGATGTCCGGGACCTCTTGCCGTGGCTGCGGCTATGGACGATGATCCGATCATGGACCCGACAGTGGCGTCGGTCGATGTCTCGACCGACGGTTTCACCGCACCCGGGTCCCGTTGTGACCGGACGCCGTCCCACGGGGGTGGTCGGGCGTGCGTGACGTGCTCGGGGAGCTGATCCGGTGGTGGCGTGCCGGTGAGGACGTCGCGATGGGCACGGTCGTCGCGACCTGGCGCTCCTCGCCGCGGGGGCCGGGTGCCTCGATGCTCATCGGTCCCGACGGCGAGGCCGTCGGCTCCGTGTCCGGCGGGTGCGTGGAGGGCGCGGTCTACGAGGTCGGCGAGCAGGTGCTCGGGGACGGGCGACCGCAGCTGCACCGGTACGGGGTCAGCGACGACGACGCGATGGCCGTGGGTCTGACCTGCGGCGGCATCCTCGACGTCTACGTCGAGAAGGTCTCCCCGACGACCTTCCCCGAGCTCGAGGGCGTCGCCGCGGACATCGACGCCGGACGACCCGTCGCCGTCGCGACGGTGGTCGAGCACACCGACCCCGCGTGGGTGGGACGTCGCATGGTCGTCCACCACGAGGACCACGACGGTGCCATCGGCAGCGACCGCGCCGACGCAGCCGTCCTCGACGACGTCCGCGGGTTGCTCGCCGGCGGCCACAGCGAGACCCTCACCTACGGTCCCGACGGGGAGCGAAGGGGGGAGGGCATGCGGGTCTTCGCCGCCGTGTACGCGCCCGCGCCACGGATGCTCGTCTTCGGCGCGATCGACTTCGCCACCGCCTGTGCGCGGGTCGGGTCCTTCCTCGGCTACGAGGTGACCGTCTGCGACGCGCGTCCCGTCTTCGCGACGAGGTCCCGATTCCCCGAGGCCGACGAGGTCGTCGTCGACTGGCCGCACCGGTACCTCACCGCCCAGCTGGAGGCGGGGCGCATCGACTCCCGCACCGTCATCTGCCTGCTCACCCACGACCCGAAGTTCGACGTGCCGCTGCTCGAGGTGGCCCTGCGCGCCCCGCAGGTCGCCTACGTCGGCGCGATGGGATCTCGTCGCACGCACGACGACCGGATGGCCCGCCTGCGGGAGTGCGGCCTGACCGAGGAGGAGCTGGGTCGGCTGTCCAGCCCGATCGGGCTGGACCTGGGTGCCCGCACCCCCGAGGAGACTGCGGTGAGCATCGCCGCCGAGATCATCGC
Proteins encoded in this region:
- a CDS encoding methylated-DNA--[protein]-cysteine S-methyltransferase, whose protein sequence is MNDNELLHRLHHRFTADAAAAGLLDIAYRVIDSPLGPLLLAATEAGVVRVAFALEDHNAVLADLADRVSPRVLEAPARLDTVTRALTDYLDGRSRQVDVPVDLRLLRGYRREVVGALPTIGYGRTATYAQVAAATGRPGAVRAVGSACANNPVPLVLPCHRVVRSDGSDGGYRGGPEAKRQLLALEATPFATA
- a CDS encoding NADPH:quinone oxidoreductase family protein produces the protein MSIRAWQAQQLGTPAEVLTLVEAPTPAPGPGQVRVRVRASAVNFADTLMCAGEYQVRPEPPFVPGLEVCGDVLEVGEGVTGVAVGDRVLGGTAVPHGGFATECLMDAARTYPAPTGLDDAASAALMISYQTGWFGLHRRAALREGETLLVHAASGGVGSAAVQLGKAAGARVIGVVGGRDKVDIAARMGCDVVIDRKAEDIITRVKEITDGHGADVVYDPVGGSAYTASTKCIAFEGRIIVVGFASGQVPEPRLNHAMVKNYTILGLHWSLYEQHEPQLVQECHAELVRLADAGLVEPLVTERFDFADTPAALTRIAGGSSTGRIVVEHAR
- a CDS encoding methylated-DNA--[protein]-cysteine S-methyltransferase; translated protein: MTTRHALLPTGVGELTAVLDEAEGRGTALVGLYFPGHWTLPDPESFGPRTDADEPVLVALAAQLGEYLDGRRREFDLPLDLRGGEHHRRVWERLSRIPYGATLTYGELAAESGGAAQAVGRAVGANPVSIVVPCHRVVGADGSLTGYAGGLERKRHLLALEEPAASERDALF
- a CDS encoding sigma-70 family RNA polymerase sigma factor; protein product: MPSSDHGARGRPHDGARLPPFELVVREHGPRVLAICRSRLDAADVDDAWSETFLAALSAWPDLPPDLDVAAWLATVARRKCTDVHRARARRRTDPVAELPEVVTEDEPDEGEGVWRHVAELPTKQRQVITYRYLGGLSHARVARLVGGTEAATRRAASDGLKALREKEIR
- a CDS encoding XdhC family protein; this encodes MRDVLGELIRWWRAGEDVAMGTVVATWRSSPRGPGASMLIGPDGEAVGSVSGGCVEGAVYEVGEQVLGDGRPQLHRYGVSDDDAMAVGLTCGGILDVYVEKVSPTTFPELEGVAADIDAGRPVAVATVVEHTDPAWVGRRMVVHHEDHDGAIGSDRADAAVLDDVRGLLAGGHSETLTYGPDGERRGEGMRVFAAVYAPAPRMLVFGAIDFATACARVGSFLGYEVTVCDARPVFATRSRFPEADEVVVDWPHRYLTAQLEAGRIDSRTVICLLTHDPKFDVPLLEVALRAPQVAYVGAMGSRRTHDDRMARLRECGLTEEELGRLSSPIGLDLGARTPEETAVSIAAEIIAHRWGGQGRRLTDTRGPIHHTNRDGASEETAPELLDHQIMT